DNA from Kitasatospora sp. HUAS MG31:
GGACGGGCCAGTGCACGTCGTGCACCCATCCGAGGTGCTCGGCGAGTCGGATGACGGCCGCGGAGGGGTCGATCTGGTGACGGTCGACGCCGTGGCGGGCGCAGGTGGGTTCGGCGTGGTGCAGGTTGTGCCAGCTCTCGCCGAAGGAGAGCAGGGCGAGCGGCCACAGGTTGGTCGCCCGGTCATGACGGCGGGTGCGGAAGGGGCGCTGGCCAATCATGTGGCAGAGGGAGTTGACGCTCCACGTCACGTGCTGCAGCAGGGCGACGCGGACGAGTCCGGCCCAGAGCAGGGCGGTCAGTGCGGCGTGCCAGGTGCCGCCGATCGCCCAGCCCACGCCAACGGGAATGGCGAGAGAGAGCAGGCACAGCCAGGGAAAGGCCCGTGAGATGGCCCGCAGGTCCGGGTCGGCCAGCAGGTCGGGTGCGTAGCGGCCCGGCGGGGTCACGTCTGCGGTGAACATCCAGCCGACGTGGGCGTGTACCAGGCCGCGGAGTTCGCCGGCGAGACTGGTGCCGAAGCGGAACGGGGAGTGCGGGTCGCCGGGGCGGTCGGTGAAGGCGTGGTGGCGGCGGTGGGTGGCGACCCAGCCGATCACATCGCCCTGGAAGCTCATCGACCCGGCGATCGCCATCGCGATCTTCATCGGACGGGCGGGGGTGAAACTGTGGTGGGTGAGGCCGCGATGGAATCCCACCGTCACGCCCAGGCCCGTGACCGTGTAGAGGGCGACGGCGAGGAGCACGTCGGTCGGGCCGATCAGGCTTCCCCACAGCAGCCACCCGGCGAGCAGGAGCGCGATGAAGGGGAACGCCACGACCACGGCCGTAAGCGCCAGCTGCCAGTCCGGCGTGCGCTCGTAAGCGACACCGGTGTCACGCGGGAACGGCGAGGCCCCGTCGTAGGAGGACGCGGGAGCGGCGCGGTCCGTGGGCGTCGCCGCATACGTCGAGGTCGTTCGTCTGGTGGCTTGCCCCGAGATGGCCATCCCCGGCTCCTTCGCCGTGTCGTGAACGGCGCGGCCGGGGTCTGGGGCAGCGATTCGCGAACCTCCGAGACACTTCTCCGTTTGTGCAGCTCGCCGTAGAGGGCGATTCGCGAGCGTACGGGGGTTCCAGTCCAGTTCACCCTACTGCCTGCTGGGAAGGAACGCCGTGCCCGTACGCCCGCTTGGCGGGCGGGCCTGCCCAAGGCCACCCACGAGCCCGGACGATCCCTTCAGCCGCCCGCGACATAGGCGGGTGCCGCGTGGGTGATCAGGGCAGCCGCCGTGACCAGGTGGCGCCCACGTGGTGACCGAGCCTCCAACGGTTGGCGGGGAGTCGGTCAGGGCAGGGGGTGCCGCCGGTGGCGTTGAGGATCTCGCCGGTGATGTAGGAGGCTTCCTGGAAGGCGAGGACGACGTAGGCCGGGGCCATTTCGGCGGGCTGGGCGGCGCGGCCCATCGGGGACTGCTCGCGGAAATGCGCGACCTTCTGTTCGTCCATGGTGCCGGGATCAGCGGCGTCCACACCGGCCCGGGGGCGACCGCGTTGACGAGGATGCCCTCGGGTGCCAGTTGCTGGGCCAGGCCCTGGGTGAAGGCGACGATCGCCGCTTCCGGCCCGCTGACCCGACGGGATGTTCTGGCTCACCAAGGCCGCCCTGCCACACCTGCGCCCGGGCGCGTCGATCATCAACACCGCCTCCGTGCAGGCCTACAAGCCCAACCCACACCTGCTGGACTACGCCATGACGATCGGCCTGGACAACGACGCCCTCTTCGAGGCGTACGGGCGGCGGTTGTGCTCGCCCGGCTGTCTGGCGTGACCCGCGGCCCGTGCGGCAGGTCACCGATCGTGCAGCGTCGTCGCGACGATCTTGCCGGTCCCGGTGGGCACCACGTGGAAGCCCCGGCCGAGAGCGGTCACCACCACCAGCCCGTACCCGGCTGGGCCGGGCCGGCCGGTCGGCCGCGGCAGGTGCGGGCTGGTGTCCTCGACCGCGATGTCCACGGTGGCCTCCGGGGTCACCACCACGCTGAGCCAGCAGGGCCCGGGCGCGTGACGGCACGCGTTGCACACCAGCTCGCTGACCACGAGCACGGCGTCCTGCCGGGTCGCGGCGCTCAACGGGGCGCGGTCGTGGCTGGCGACCTCGTGGAGGAAGCGCAAGGTC
Protein-coding regions in this window:
- a CDS encoding acyl-CoA desaturase; protein product: MAISGQATRRTTSTYAATPTDRAAPASSYDGASPFPRDTGVAYERTPDWQLALTAVVVAFPFIALLLAGWLLWGSLIGPTDVLLAVALYTVTGLGVTVGFHRGLTHHSFTPARPMKIAMAIAGSMSFQGDVIGWVATHRRHHAFTDRPGDPHSPFRFGTSLAGELRGLVHAHVGWMFTADVTPPGRYAPDLLADPDLRAISRAFPWLCLLSLAIPVGVGWAIGGTWHAALTALLWAGLVRVALLQHVTWSVNSLCHMIGQRPFRTRRHDRATNLWPLALLSFGESWHNLHHAEPTCARHGVDRHQIDPSAAVIRLAEHLGWVHDVHWPVPDRIETRRRP
- a CDS encoding ATP-binding protein — encoded protein: MRQVPALELELDGRPGSVHAARSATLRFLHEVASHDRAPLSAATRQDAVLVVSELVCNACRHAPGPCWLSVVVTPEATVDIAVEDTSPHLPRPTGRPGPAGYGLVVVTALGRGFHVVPTGTGKIVATTLHDR